A genomic segment from Streptomyces sp. AM 4-1-1 encodes:
- a CDS encoding A24 family peptidase: MSALSVALTAAVGALAGAAARPAVFARSVPAPTAARSSCPHCGSAVLDRRLPLLPFSGRCPACSETIGPRPLAPEAAAAIAFAVVAAGGANGWFAAAQYWVAACGVALALIDLAVQRLPDVLTLPACGGTLILLSAAAVAGESGSLGRAAAAAAVLTIVFLLMAFTGAMGLGDVKFAPAIGALLGWGSWTILFWGAAAGFVVGAVSEMARMMAGRARRTHVSFGPYMVIGVLAVSVAAA, encoded by the coding sequence TTGTCCGCCCTCAGTGTTGCCCTGACCGCCGCCGTCGGAGCCCTGGCCGGCGCTGCCGCGCGCCCCGCGGTCTTCGCCCGGTCCGTGCCGGCGCCTACGGCCGCACGCAGCAGCTGTCCGCACTGCGGCAGCGCCGTCCTCGACCGCCGGCTGCCGCTCCTGCCCTTCTCCGGTCGCTGTCCGGCGTGCTCAGAAACGATCGGGCCACGCCCGCTTGCGCCGGAAGCGGCGGCCGCCATCGCGTTCGCCGTCGTCGCGGCGGGCGGGGCGAACGGCTGGTTCGCCGCCGCTCAGTACTGGGTGGCCGCGTGCGGCGTCGCGTTGGCTCTGATCGACCTCGCCGTGCAGCGGCTCCCCGACGTCCTCACCCTTCCCGCCTGCGGCGGGACGCTCATCCTGCTTTCCGCCGCTGCGGTGGCGGGCGAGTCCGGGAGCCTGGGCCGCGCGGCCGCCGCCGCTGCCGTGCTCACCATCGTCTTCCTCCTCATGGCGTTCACCGGCGCGATGGGGCTCGGAGACGTCAAGTTCGCGCCGGCCATCGGTGCGCTCCTGGGCTGGGGCAGTTGGACGATCCTGTTCTGGGGAGCGGCTGCGGGCTTCGTCGTCGGCGCCGTCTCGGAGATGGCGCGGATGATGGCTGGCCGCGCCCGCCGCACGCACGTCTCCTTCGGTCCCTACATGGTCATCGGGGTCCTGGCCGTCTCCGTCGCTGCGGCCTGA
- a CDS encoding DUF6233 domain-containing protein, whose product MEVRLYERFKSAQGPPWRYRIGVPSWVATQDGVEAAEYTVWVTDRQLRPIDGVDLSNVPNHRDPRTMPPPRPTGWIVRPAGRRGTVVHDAVCPAAAGGGREIGTLEALDALMRPGAKACHDCLAAEILIPALELGQGYG is encoded by the coding sequence GTGGAGGTACGTCTGTACGAGAGGTTCAAAAGCGCCCAGGGACCCCCGTGGCGCTACCGCATCGGCGTGCCCTCGTGGGTGGCCACGCAGGACGGGGTCGAAGCTGCCGAGTACACGGTGTGGGTCACCGACCGGCAGCTGAGGCCGATCGACGGAGTCGACCTGTCGAATGTCCCGAACCACCGAGACCCCAGGACCATGCCTCCGCCCAGGCCGACCGGCTGGATCGTCCGGCCCGCCGGCCGCCGCGGCACGGTCGTCCACGACGCCGTCTGCCCGGCAGCAGCCGGAGGCGGACGCGAGATCGGCACCCTCGAAGCACTGGATGCTCTGATGCGGCCCGGAGCCAAGGCGTGCCATGACTGCCTGGCCGCCGAGATACTCATCCCCGCCCTGGAACTGGGCCAGGGCTACGGCTGA
- a CDS encoding DUF2637 domain-containing protein, whose protein sequence is MTTFQWALPAGLAVAGIGAAAAVAMVLGNKRRAAEQNATAEERAQLALQRRNAWQRRLAVIALGVGCLMMFVLAGIAAWLSFGAQREYAHAHNGGDWDAATGFALLLDAGALSLSLIRFFEALTLRSSAITRILLMGFVSASAAMNLLHAPGAGAGSAFLAVVPPLVYAILLEMLLYKIEQVIMGRQKRRKADRDRAYSLLLWLPWPIGAPVRMWKAWRAELLGTVDNVRVIGSHRPRPSAPAAEVTVERAAPAPVMDPATAAAVGAAPVNALPVSGPQATAEKAEEPPARVAVPPAAPSSAPPLAPRDEKEPTTQEDREAPEPAAVDEPRSQAAAEPKPKPKPEPVAEPEPEAEQDPEPAAESSTAGQFDEEEPLPGEGETALGDEEGEEEHEGEEPDPEHDNPPDNEEDEEARERLSIDIDLSVLPKNLTQRQRAERIYVAHQAAGVALLQADLGKWAGYKNPNSGGNEYRRLEKEHGPILVREGATHVDLNWSHQPVAA, encoded by the coding sequence ATGACCACCTTCCAGTGGGCGCTGCCCGCCGGCCTCGCCGTGGCCGGAATCGGCGCTGCGGCCGCCGTCGCCATGGTGCTCGGCAACAAGCGCAGAGCCGCCGAGCAGAACGCCACCGCCGAGGAGCGCGCCCAGCTCGCCCTCCAGCGCCGCAACGCCTGGCAGCGCCGCCTCGCCGTGATCGCACTCGGCGTCGGCTGTCTGATGATGTTCGTCCTCGCGGGCATCGCCGCCTGGCTCTCCTTCGGGGCGCAACGCGAGTACGCCCACGCGCACAACGGCGGTGACTGGGACGCGGCGACCGGTTTCGCGCTGCTCCTGGACGCCGGCGCCCTCAGCCTCTCCCTCATCCGCTTCTTCGAAGCCTTGACCCTGCGCTCCAGCGCGATCACGCGGATCCTGCTGATGGGGTTCGTGTCCGCCTCCGCGGCGATGAACCTGCTCCACGCCCCCGGGGCGGGAGCCGGCAGCGCGTTCCTCGCCGTGGTCCCGCCGCTGGTGTACGCGATCCTGCTCGAGATGCTGCTGTACAAGATCGAGCAGGTCATCATGGGCCGGCAGAAGCGCCGCAAGGCCGACCGGGACCGCGCCTACAGCCTGCTGCTGTGGTTGCCCTGGCCGATCGGCGCGCCGGTCAGGATGTGGAAGGCGTGGCGGGCCGAGCTCCTGGGGACCGTCGACAACGTCCGCGTGATCGGCTCCCACCGCCCTCGCCCCTCGGCCCCTGCGGCAGAGGTGACCGTGGAGCGCGCCGCCCCGGCGCCCGTCATGGACCCCGCCACGGCCGCCGCGGTCGGCGCGGCTCCGGTCAACGCGCTGCCGGTCAGCGGCCCGCAGGCCACCGCCGAGAAGGCCGAAGAGCCACCGGCGAGGGTGGCGGTGCCACCCGCCGCCCCGTCATCCGCGCCGCCGCTCGCGCCGCGTGATGAGAAGGAGCCGACCACGCAGGAGGACCGGGAGGCCCCGGAGCCTGCTGCGGTGGACGAACCGCGCTCCCAGGCCGCTGCCGAACCGAAGCCGAAGCCGAAGCCCGAGCCGGTGGCGGAGCCCGAGCCAGAAGCGGAGCAGGACCCGGAGCCTGCCGCAGAGAGCTCCACGGCCGGTCAGTTCGATGAGGAGGAGCCGCTGCCGGGTGAAGGCGAGACCGCCCTCGGCGACGAGGAGGGGGAGGAAGAGCACGAGGGCGAGGAGCCGGACCCCGAGCACGACAACCCGCCGGACAACGAGGAAGACGAAGAGGCACGGGAGCGGCTGAGCATCGACATCGACCTTTCCGTGCTGCCGAAGAACCTCACCCAGCGGCAGCGGGCCGAGCGGATCTACGTCGCCCACCAGGCCGCCGGCGTAGCCCTGCTGCAGGCTGACCTGGGCAAGTGGGCCGGGTACAAGAACCCGAACTCCGGCGGCAACGAGTATCGCCGGCTGGAGAAGGAACACGGCCCCATCCTGGTCCGCGAGGGTGCCACGCACGTCGACCTGAACTGGTCCCACCAACCTGTGGCGGCCTGA
- a CDS encoding LysM peptidoglycan-binding domain-containing protein → MRNRSTAATIVRALLALVALVALVAGVPAVLLGIGVLPDHVPGVGEITTALTSPDTGQLFLGAVTLIGWYGWISFVISVVLETGAALRHVRAPRIRMLGGSQQLAGALVGGILILLPAGTAMATPATAAPAASATAATASVSAGTQTETPAPASSTYRGPVHQVQDGDTLWDIAEKRLGAGIEWHRIVDANDGVRQADGSLVTADTTALQPGWILRLPADASPAPSADQGGARTQTAGSKAASETHTVRAGETLTGIAEDELGDADAYPRIVEANKGVEQDDGRALDDPDEIYPGWELKIPAAAGSDPSDSKPDQAQPPREQPADQGKAEELPGAEQTQPPAQEKPGPGADQGEKGETAQTPGQGSDQDIQDGGQPSEQPPAQDPAPDREREQHGTPTQAPEAHDAAGAADSGDQSVQTIAAAGSILAAAVLAVVAARRARQQRRRRPKRRIPMPSGATADFEKQLRVASDITGAALADRALRTLAANCRQAGRPLPEVEAMRITARGIELHLAAVTPTVAPFTEHENKPTVWVCPARGAALLDEDEAADITVPYPALVSLGETEDGDTVLVNLEAIGLLRLGGSPADVRAVMLALAVELASSRLAPDTQVVLAGAGSDLHHLYPDQIEHHADLGPATTGLQAHDAFQRQALVDGGHDHLRAARLGEDGGDTWIPRILIATAPPTGPAAAELEDLLASRPRTSVAVVTAAGGELDLPGAWILPAQPGTLVELPDLDLAVKLQHLDADSYDRLVQLIATSSRTDDVPPPAWTGHTGPADTNGPRSTVPVGEDSALAPETSAAPAVTTAVATQGSGLATALPAFTAFSPALTPDEGPADSGSGDGWEEEQEGSALSPAVAGYPAFDKQPDEDTDSNSAGEPTGWEVPEPAEDDGDSEEASALGAEVWNTTEQDFETVLGEVLGERDDDSPVPPDDEEASSGLSAAALGDSPDEEGSPEDDSALADEEDDAESGLTAAALAVTAPAVTTAEARIIPRPSAATSTVLAALATPPAEPEGPQVQVLGPVTLTGAQGRVGSNRHNHLLEIAAWLVLHPGLGRQDLDNAIWPGLRKTSSTRNTAISRLRSWLGPNPHLPADDPQGAYLPAVTEGIYRLGPAVTSDWDRFKELYQQGMHHDGQDADVALAHALALVRGRPFADVDPSKYCWAEADIQEMISAIVDVAHELAERRRQVRDYRAAAQAVTKGMLVDSQSELLYRDLFTICHEMGDREGLERAAAQLARINMEEGVDSSPETVGLLRTLLKGERIKPTLGSAAS, encoded by the coding sequence ATGAGAAACCGAAGCACCGCAGCAACGATCGTCCGCGCGCTCCTCGCCCTGGTCGCCCTGGTCGCCCTCGTGGCCGGCGTCCCCGCCGTGCTGTTGGGCATCGGCGTCCTGCCCGACCACGTCCCGGGTGTCGGCGAGATCACCACCGCGCTCACCAGCCCCGACACCGGCCAGCTGTTCCTGGGCGCGGTCACCCTCATCGGCTGGTACGGCTGGATCAGCTTCGTGATCTCCGTCGTGCTGGAGACGGGCGCCGCGCTGCGCCACGTCCGGGCGCCCCGCATCCGCATGCTGGGGGGCTCCCAGCAACTGGCCGGCGCCCTCGTCGGCGGCATCCTCATTCTTCTGCCCGCAGGGACGGCCATGGCCACCCCGGCCACCGCTGCGCCTGCCGCTTCGGCCACCGCGGCCACAGCCTCCGTGAGCGCCGGCACGCAGACCGAGACGCCGGCCCCGGCTTCGTCGACCTATCGCGGGCCGGTCCACCAGGTCCAGGACGGCGACACCCTCTGGGACATCGCGGAGAAGCGCCTGGGCGCCGGAATCGAGTGGCACCGGATCGTCGACGCCAACGACGGCGTACGCCAGGCGGACGGCTCCCTCGTCACCGCCGACACCACCGCCCTGCAGCCCGGCTGGATCCTGCGCCTGCCCGCCGACGCTTCGCCCGCACCGTCCGCCGATCAGGGCGGGGCCCGGACACAGACCGCCGGCTCCAAGGCCGCGTCCGAGACCCACACCGTCCGCGCCGGCGAGACGCTGACCGGCATCGCCGAGGACGAGCTCGGCGATGCCGACGCCTACCCCCGGATCGTCGAGGCGAACAAGGGCGTGGAGCAGGACGACGGGCGCGCCCTCGACGACCCCGACGAGATCTACCCCGGCTGGGAGCTGAAGATCCCCGCCGCGGCCGGCAGCGACCCAAGCGACTCGAAGCCGGACCAGGCGCAGCCGCCGCGTGAGCAGCCCGCCGACCAGGGCAAGGCCGAGGAGCTGCCTGGCGCTGAGCAGACGCAGCCGCCCGCCCAGGAAAAGCCGGGCCCGGGTGCCGACCAGGGGGAGAAGGGCGAGACGGCCCAGACCCCCGGCCAGGGCTCGGACCAGGACATTCAGGACGGTGGACAGCCGAGCGAGCAGCCGCCCGCGCAGGACCCGGCTCCCGACCGCGAGCGGGAGCAGCACGGCACGCCCACCCAGGCGCCTGAGGCACACGACGCCGCGGGGGCCGCCGACAGCGGTGACCAGAGCGTGCAGACGATCGCTGCGGCGGGCAGCATCCTGGCTGCGGCCGTCCTCGCGGTCGTCGCGGCCCGGCGCGCGCGTCAGCAGCGCCGCCGGCGCCCCAAGCGGCGCATCCCGATGCCCTCCGGTGCGACCGCCGACTTCGAGAAGCAGCTGCGCGTGGCGTCCGACATCACTGGCGCCGCGCTCGCCGACCGCGCCCTGCGCACCCTGGCCGCCAACTGCCGTCAGGCCGGCCGGCCTCTGCCCGAGGTCGAGGCGATGCGCATCACTGCGCGCGGCATCGAGCTCCACCTGGCAGCCGTGACCCCGACCGTCGCGCCGTTCACCGAGCACGAGAACAAGCCGACGGTGTGGGTGTGCCCCGCCCGCGGGGCGGCTCTCCTCGACGAGGACGAGGCCGCCGACATCACCGTGCCCTACCCGGCCCTGGTGAGCCTGGGCGAGACCGAGGACGGGGATACGGTCCTGGTCAACCTGGAGGCCATCGGCCTGCTGCGGCTGGGCGGCAGCCCGGCCGACGTCCGCGCGGTCATGCTCGCCCTGGCCGTCGAACTTGCCTCCTCCCGGCTGGCGCCCGACACGCAGGTCGTCCTCGCCGGTGCCGGCAGCGACCTGCACCACCTCTACCCCGACCAGATCGAGCACCACGCTGACCTCGGCCCGGCCACCACCGGCCTCCAGGCGCACGACGCCTTCCAGCGCCAGGCCCTCGTCGACGGCGGGCACGACCACCTGCGGGCCGCCCGGCTGGGTGAGGACGGCGGCGACACCTGGATCCCCCGCATCCTCATCGCCACCGCCCCGCCCACCGGCCCGGCGGCCGCCGAACTCGAGGACCTCCTCGCCTCCCGGCCCCGTACCTCGGTCGCGGTCGTCACCGCCGCGGGCGGCGAACTCGACCTGCCCGGCGCCTGGATCCTGCCCGCCCAGCCCGGCACGCTCGTCGAACTGCCCGACCTGGACCTCGCGGTCAAGCTCCAGCACCTGGATGCCGACTCCTACGACCGGCTCGTCCAGCTGATCGCCACGTCCAGCCGCACCGACGACGTCCCCCCGCCGGCGTGGACGGGACACACCGGACCGGCCGACACCAACGGCCCCCGCTCCACCGTCCCGGTGGGCGAGGACTCTGCGCTCGCTCCGGAGACCAGCGCCGCCCCCGCAGTGACCACCGCGGTCGCCACACAGGGAAGCGGCCTGGCGACCGCTCTGCCGGCCTTCACCGCCTTCTCCCCCGCCCTGACGCCCGACGAGGGCCCGGCCGACAGTGGCAGCGGCGATGGCTGGGAGGAAGAGCAGGAGGGCAGCGCTCTGTCCCCCGCAGTCGCGGGCTACCCCGCTTTCGACAAGCAGCCCGACGAGGACACCGACAGCAACTCCGCGGGCGAGCCCACCGGCTGGGAGGTACCCGAGCCTGCTGAGGACGACGGCGACTCCGAGGAGGCGTCCGCTCTGGGTGCCGAGGTGTGGAACACCACCGAGCAGGACTTCGAAACGGTCCTCGGCGAAGTGCTCGGCGAGCGGGACGACGACTCCCCGGTGCCGCCCGACGACGAAGAGGCCAGCTCCGGTCTGTCCGCCGCCGCGCTCGGCGACAGCCCGGACGAGGAGGGGAGCCCGGAAGACGACTCGGCCCTGGCCGACGAAGAGGACGATGCCGAGTCTGGTCTGACCGCGGCCGCGCTCGCTGTGACCGCGCCAGCCGTGACAACGGCCGAAGCACGGATCATTCCCCGCCCCAGCGCCGCGACCTCCACCGTCCTGGCCGCGCTGGCCACCCCGCCGGCCGAGCCCGAAGGCCCCCAGGTCCAAGTCCTCGGCCCGGTGACACTGACCGGCGCGCAGGGCCGGGTGGGCAGCAACCGGCACAACCACCTTCTGGAGATCGCCGCCTGGCTCGTGCTGCACCCAGGCCTGGGCCGCCAAGACCTCGACAACGCGATCTGGCCCGGGCTGCGCAAGACCTCCAGCACCCGCAACACCGCGATCTCGCGGCTGCGCTCCTGGCTCGGCCCCAACCCCCATCTGCCCGCCGACGACCCCCAGGGCGCCTACCTTCCCGCGGTCACCGAAGGTATCTACCGCCTCGGGCCCGCGGTCACCTCGGACTGGGACCGGTTCAAGGAGCTGTACCAGCAGGGCATGCACCACGACGGGCAGGACGCCGACGTCGCCCTCGCCCATGCCCTGGCCCTCGTGCGCGGCCGCCCCTTCGCGGACGTCGACCCCTCCAAGTACTGCTGGGCGGAGGCCGACATCCAGGAGATGATCAGCGCCATCGTCGATGTCGCCCACGAGCTCGCCGAGCGCCGCCGCCAAGTCCGCGACTACCGGGCGGCGGCCCAGGCCGTCACCAAGGGCATGCTCGTCGACTCCCAGAGCGAGCTGCTCTACCGGGACCTCTTCACCATCTGCCACGAGATGGGCGACCGCGAGGGCCTGGAGCGCGCGGCCGCCCAACTGGCGCGGATCAACATGGAAGAGGGCGTTGATTCTTCGCCCGAGACCGTCGGCTTGCTCCGCACGCTCCTCAAGGGCGAGAGGATCAAGCCCACTCTGGGGTCCGCGGCCTCATGA
- a CDS encoding TadE/TadG family type IV pilus assembly protein, whose translation MTIIHRLRDDRGSLSLEAVILFPVLIMVLLLVVAFGRIGSANNAVDTAARNAARAASLERTGGSASTAGSQMARSVLTQQGLQCTATSVSVSTGGFAAPIGEPASTTATVTCTVRLSDIGLPGLPGAKTMTSSFTSSIDSYRQRG comes from the coding sequence GTGACCATCATCCACAGACTCAGGGACGACCGCGGCTCGCTGTCGCTGGAAGCGGTCATCCTGTTTCCCGTCCTCATCATGGTGCTGCTCCTTGTCGTCGCATTCGGCCGGATCGGGTCCGCCAACAACGCCGTCGACACCGCAGCCCGCAACGCGGCGCGCGCCGCGTCGCTGGAACGCACCGGCGGGTCCGCCAGCACTGCCGGATCGCAGATGGCGCGCAGCGTGCTGACCCAACAGGGTCTGCAGTGCACCGCCACGTCCGTCTCCGTGTCCACCGGCGGGTTCGCCGCACCGATCGGTGAACCGGCCAGCACCACGGCCACGGTCACGTGCACCGTGCGGCTCTCCGATATCGGATTGCCCGGCCTGCCCGGTGCCAAGACGATGACCAGCAGCTTCACCTCGTCTATCGACTCCTACCGCCAGCGCGGCTGA
- a CDS encoding TadE/TadG family type IV pilus assembly protein — protein sequence MRLRRTVRRWSRALAERDARDRGAMSLEMLIIFPVVLMAILLVVHVGLWWHAKNVAMSAAQLGVESARVRGASAGAGTTEAREFLSRAGGSISGTSVSGSKGATVTIRVTGYVDTMIPGLKLRIDQHADAAAERVTEAR from the coding sequence ATGCGCCTCCGCAGGACTGTCCGCCGTTGGTCCCGCGCGCTCGCCGAACGCGACGCGCGGGACCGCGGAGCCATGTCCCTGGAGATGCTGATCATCTTTCCCGTCGTGCTGATGGCCATCCTGCTGGTCGTACACGTCGGGCTGTGGTGGCACGCCAAGAACGTGGCGATGTCCGCCGCCCAGCTGGGAGTGGAGTCGGCACGTGTCCGCGGAGCATCAGCGGGCGCCGGAACCACCGAGGCCCGCGAGTTCCTCTCCCGTGCCGGCGGCAGCATCTCGGGCACGTCGGTGAGTGGAAGCAAGGGAGCGACGGTGACGATCCGCGTGACCGGCTACGTCGACACGATGATCCCCGGTCTGAAGCTCAGGATCGACCAGCACGCCGACGCGGCCGCCGAGCGTGTCACGGAGGCCCGGTGA
- a CDS encoding type II secretion system F family protein, giving the protein MNLSPYAVIGGAVAGLGLVIAARGVLPGRPDLGDVLSRMDATRLENLERNRDSQANSLMEKAGVFLLRTVGEGTLRLPRQQLELVGRSPAAHLGRKLALALYGLLLPVLVVSLANLAGYPFPVAIPAIAGLGLAVIFWLLPDLQLKQQAVEAKEDFRYAVKAYLRLVQLERAADAAPTQALKRAAEVGEGWVFAKIRDTITRAELEGISPWEGLKRLSLELDVPELGAPADIIAIAGEEGAAVGDTLGAQAKSLSGALVTAAKAQANMASEKMVMPVAMLVLIMTVYIGYPAISRIMAS; this is encoded by the coding sequence GTGAACCTCTCTCCTTACGCTGTCATCGGCGGCGCCGTCGCAGGTCTCGGCCTGGTGATCGCCGCCCGCGGCGTCCTCCCGGGCCGGCCCGACCTGGGCGACGTCCTTTCGAGGATGGATGCCACCCGGCTGGAGAACCTGGAGCGCAACCGGGACAGCCAGGCCAACTCCCTGATGGAGAAGGCCGGGGTCTTCCTGCTGCGTACCGTCGGGGAGGGCACCCTGCGCCTGCCGCGTCAGCAGTTGGAACTCGTGGGCCGCTCCCCGGCCGCGCATCTGGGCCGCAAGCTCGCCCTCGCTCTGTACGGACTGCTGCTTCCCGTGCTGGTGGTGAGCCTGGCGAACCTGGCCGGCTACCCCTTCCCCGTGGCGATTCCCGCGATCGCCGGGCTGGGGCTCGCGGTCATCTTCTGGTTGCTGCCCGATCTCCAGCTCAAGCAGCAGGCTGTGGAGGCCAAGGAGGACTTTCGGTACGCCGTCAAGGCATACCTGCGCCTGGTCCAGCTCGAGCGTGCCGCGGACGCCGCGCCCACCCAGGCCCTCAAGCGGGCCGCGGAGGTCGGTGAGGGCTGGGTCTTCGCGAAGATCCGCGACACCATCACCCGCGCCGAACTCGAGGGCATCAGCCCGTGGGAGGGCCTCAAGCGTCTCTCTCTCGAACTCGACGTCCCCGAACTCGGAGCGCCGGCCGACATCATCGCCATCGCGGGCGAGGAGGGCGCAGCCGTTGGCGACACCCTGGGCGCGCAGGCCAAGTCGCTCTCAGGGGCCCTGGTCACCGCTGCGAAAGCCCAGGCCAACATGGCCTCGGAAAAAATGGTGATGCCCGTCGCCATGCTCGTGTTGATCATGACCGTCTACATCGGCTACCCCGCGATCTCGCGGATCATGGCCAGCTAA
- a CDS encoding type II secretion system F family protein, with translation MTLTLSSLLAALAGLAAVGGLVVAVAGGVGWAPSTTVRRRSRLERKIRGFFVKDTRTPTSWWARGQVRLAGAVVAGLGVWLFTGWLVGGLLTVAVVTGLPWLLNTSGSGKSQIEKLEAIEEWVRRMSDIHTVGVSLEATIQRSLETVPKAIREDVRLLVSRQQAGWVPEHAYRAFADDLNDAMVDEVAALLILHVTDRGSGLSKALRELAGALQHEVLSRREVEADRQKPRTNDRWVTIFCLGIFGVTAFSGTYVEPYNTVTGQLVLVFVAIAFVLVKVWMRRMAIIEPAPRFLSPADRSGGQITEETP, from the coding sequence GTGACGCTCACCCTCAGCTCCCTGCTCGCCGCGCTCGCGGGCCTTGCGGCTGTCGGCGGTCTCGTCGTGGCCGTGGCCGGCGGCGTGGGCTGGGCGCCCTCGACGACGGTCCGGCGCCGCAGCCGTCTGGAGCGCAAGATCCGCGGGTTCTTCGTCAAGGACACCCGTACGCCGACGTCGTGGTGGGCGCGCGGCCAGGTCCGGCTGGCCGGCGCCGTGGTGGCGGGCCTGGGGGTGTGGCTGTTCACCGGGTGGCTGGTCGGCGGCCTGCTCACCGTCGCTGTCGTGACCGGTCTGCCCTGGCTGTTGAACACGTCCGGCTCCGGCAAGTCGCAGATCGAGAAGTTGGAGGCGATCGAGGAGTGGGTGCGGCGCATGTCCGACATCCACACCGTCGGTGTCAGCCTGGAGGCCACCATTCAGCGCAGCCTGGAGACCGTGCCGAAGGCGATCCGCGAGGACGTGCGTCTCCTCGTCTCCCGTCAGCAGGCCGGCTGGGTGCCCGAGCATGCCTACCGGGCCTTCGCCGATGACCTGAACGACGCCATGGTCGACGAGGTCGCCGCCTTGTTGATCCTGCACGTCACGGACCGCGGCAGCGGTCTGAGCAAGGCCCTGCGCGAGCTCGCCGGCGCACTTCAGCACGAGGTCCTCTCACGCCGTGAGGTCGAGGCCGACCGGCAGAAGCCGCGCACCAACGACCGCTGGGTGACGATCTTCTGCCTGGGGATCTTCGGTGTCACCGCGTTCTCCGGCACCTACGTCGAGCCCTACAACACCGTGACGGGGCAGCTCGTCCTCGTCTTCGTCGCCATCGCCTTCGTCCTGGTCAAGGTCTGGATGCGCCGCATGGCGATCATCGAGCCCGCGCCCCGGTTCCTGTCTCCGGCCGACCGATCCGGCGGCCAGATCACTGAGGAGACACCGTGA
- a CDS encoding CpaF/VirB11 family protein, giving the protein MTDIRPETPAPDYTTLFTQALSKTTRQSAPVLRPVSAQVSPARLPEDLRVSDASGPAALPVGHEVIAELRSRASMKIGEAAGADASMTEQDRRQRGQSIIRQVVSEWATKYAASGTDLSPEQERAVREAVFDELFRAGRLQPLLDDPHVENIIIYGDKVRVDYADRPTMTWDPIAKTDRDLINLINHLARMQGQGERALTPATPNLNLRLADGSRLAASAYVTPRPSIVIRRHRTRGQGLDDLVRWGTIDSCLAHFLRAAVRGRKNVIVVGSQGVGKTSLLRAMAREIPRTERVGTLESEYELHLHEDPDGPEVVAYEGRESNGERGPDGRLQGELNLSDLFPQLLRMSLRRVIVGEVRSKEVVPMLHAMNEGEGGSMATLHARSPQLSIERLATLCLEAGIGMTETLAYRLIAQAVDFVVYVRLVDESELVAPDGKPGRKHRFVSHVMEVTGIGEGGRPSYQMVFAPREQDGRREPRAVPHGNISQTNLEDLVRAGLDRSVLQRPWGGWGAPLETVVPL; this is encoded by the coding sequence ATGACCGACATCAGGCCGGAGACCCCGGCCCCCGACTACACGACCCTCTTCACCCAGGCCCTCAGCAAAACCACCCGGCAGAGCGCACCTGTCCTGCGACCGGTGTCCGCCCAGGTCTCTCCCGCCCGGCTGCCCGAGGACCTGCGCGTCTCCGACGCCTCCGGTCCGGCCGCGCTCCCGGTCGGGCATGAGGTGATCGCCGAACTGCGCTCCCGGGCCAGCATGAAGATCGGCGAAGCCGCGGGCGCAGACGCGTCCATGACCGAGCAGGACCGCCGGCAGCGCGGCCAGTCGATCATCAGGCAGGTCGTCTCGGAATGGGCGACGAAGTACGCGGCCAGCGGCACGGACCTGAGCCCTGAGCAGGAAAGGGCTGTGCGAGAGGCCGTCTTCGACGAGCTGTTCCGCGCTGGCCGTCTCCAGCCGCTCCTGGATGACCCGCACGTCGAGAACATCATCATCTACGGCGACAAGGTGCGCGTCGACTACGCCGACCGCCCGACGATGACGTGGGACCCGATCGCGAAGACGGACCGGGACCTGATCAACCTCATCAACCACCTCGCGCGTATGCAGGGACAGGGTGAGCGTGCGCTGACGCCCGCCACGCCGAACCTGAACCTCCGGCTGGCCGACGGCTCCCGCCTTGCCGCCTCGGCGTACGTCACGCCCAGGCCCAGCATCGTCATCCGCCGCCACCGCACCCGCGGCCAGGGCTTGGACGACCTGGTCCGCTGGGGCACCATCGACTCCTGCCTCGCGCACTTCCTGCGCGCTGCGGTCCGGGGGCGCAAGAACGTCATCGTGGTGGGCTCCCAGGGCGTGGGAAAAACTTCACTGCTGCGTGCCATGGCCCGGGAGATCCCGCGCACCGAGCGTGTGGGAACGCTGGAGTCGGAGTACGAACTCCACCTCCACGAGGACCCCGACGGTCCCGAGGTCGTCGCCTACGAGGGACGCGAGTCGAACGGTGAGCGCGGGCCGGACGGACGCCTCCAGGGCGAGCTGAACCTCTCCGACCTCTTCCCGCAGCTGCTGCGCATGTCGCTGCGGCGCGTGATCGTCGGTGAGGTCCGCTCCAAGGAAGTCGTGCCGATGCTGCACGCCATGAACGAAGGCGAGGGCGGGTCGATGGCCACCCTTCACGCCCGCAGCCCTCAGTTGTCGATCGAGCGTCTGGCCACCCTGTGTCTGGAAGCCGGCATCGGCATGACCGAGACGCTGGCCTACCGGCTGATCGCTCAGGCCGTGGACTTCGTCGTCTACGTACGCCTGGTCGACGAGAGCGAACTCGTCGCCCCGGACGGCAAGCCCGGTCGCAAGCACCGCTTCGTCAGTCACGTCATGGAGGTCACGGGCATCGGTGAGGGCGGCCGGCCTTCGTACCAGATGGTCTTCGCCCCGCGCGAGCAGGACGGCCGCCGCGAACCGCGGGCCGTCCCGCACGGGAACATCTCCCAGACCAACCTGGAAGACCTGGTGCGCGCCGGCCTGGACCGAAGTGTGCTGCAGCGCCCGTGGGGCGGCTGGGGCGCGCCGCTGGAGACGGTGGTGCCGCTGTGA